One genomic segment of Vagococcus intermedius includes these proteins:
- a CDS encoding DUF3887 domain-containing protein, whose translation MNMLKKIVSTVSLLIVVIGLSACGGSKVSDEEAEAYKQEASVIIMDVMAHNYEDILTNLNDEMKEDLTEETLKEIEPILKKSGDFKKIGKQTVLFKNDNYTTVSEVTYSKEKRIFSISFNEQEEISSLVVK comes from the coding sequence ATGAATATGCTAAAGAAAATAGTAAGCACAGTTAGTTTATTAATAGTCGTAATCGGTTTGAGTGCGTGTGGAGGATCTAAGGTTTCTGATGAAGAAGCTGAAGCTTATAAGCAAGAGGCAAGTGTGATTATTATGGATGTGATGGCACATAATTATGAGGATATTTTGACCAATTTGAACGATGAGATGAAAGAAGATTTGACTGAAGAGACTCTGAAAGAGATTGAACCCATTTTAAAAAAATCTGGCGACTTTAAAAAAATTGGCAAACAAACAGTACTTTTCAAAAATGATAACTACACGACGGTTTCTGAAGTCACATATAGTAAAGAAAAACGGATTTTTTCTATTTCATTTAATGAACAAGAGGAAATATCTAGCTTGGTTGTCAAATAA